In Streptomyces canus, one DNA window encodes the following:
- a CDS encoding cobalamin B12-binding domain-containing protein produces the protein MGVAAGPIRVVVAKPGLDGHDRGAKVIARALRDAGMEVIYTGLHQTPEQIVDTAIQEDADAIGLSILSGAHNTLFAAVIDLLKEREAEDILVFGGGIIPEADIPPLKEKGVAEIFTPGATTRSIVDWVRENVRQPAGA, from the coding sequence ATGGGTGTGGCAGCCGGTCCGATCCGCGTGGTGGTGGCCAAGCCGGGGCTCGACGGTCACGATCGCGGAGCCAAGGTGATCGCGAGGGCGCTGCGCGACGCGGGCATGGAGGTCATCTACACGGGCCTTCACCAGACCCCCGAGCAGATCGTCGACACCGCGATCCAGGAGGACGCCGACGCGATCGGCCTGTCCATCCTCTCCGGGGCCCACAACACGTTGTTCGCCGCGGTGATCGACCTTCTCAAGGAGCGGGAGGCGGAGGACATCCTGGTGTTCGGCGGCGGGATCATCCCGGAGGCGGACATCCCTCCGCTGAAGGAGAAGGGTGTCGCCGAGATCTTCACGCCGGGGGCGACGACTCGGTCGATCGTGGACTGGGTCCGGGAGAACGTTCGGCAGCCTGCCGGGGCGTAG
- a CDS encoding DUF5682 family protein, producing MTGIRVPGSREAGAGPLLLGVRHHGPGSARSVQAALDVARPRIVLIEGPPEADPLIPLAAEEDMRPPVALLAHAVDEPGRSAFWPLAEFSPEWVAIRWALDHQVPARFIDLPATHTLAWGRDEGDEGPAARPDDPAGEMPEASRSGAPSDAHGTGPSGEDAVKDEPAVHVAVRVDPLGVLAETAGYDGPERWWEDVVEHRGTGQGDVFEPFTVLEEAMGVLRETYGTGGHDRDLVREAYMRLQVRSAQREFGDDVAVVCGAWHVPALRRKRTVAADKALLKGLPKVKADMTWVPWTYRRLSRHSGYGAGIDSPGWYGHLFGAPDRPVERWLTKVAGLLREEDRMVSSAHVIEAVRLAETLAAMRGRPLPGLSETTDAVRAVMCEGSDVPLALVHDRLVVGDVLGEVPQAAPAVPLQRDLDRIQRRLRLKPEALERELELDLRKENDAERSRLLHRLRLLGVAWGEPAASRGSTGTFRETWRLRWEPELSVRVAEAGVWGTTVLAAATAKAEADAVSASGLADVTALAERCLLAELPDALPTVMQILADRAALDADVGHLAQALPALVRSLRYGDVRGTGTGALTEVAAGLAERIFVGLPPACAALDAEAAEEMRRHVDAVHGSVGLLDEVASPAQEPPGASGQGGGGDASGPSATVTEKDSQGAATAVPGQLLPAATAVSGPDDRGDAPVPAHRGLRGRWQAVLRVLSLRDTVPGVLRGRTVRLLLDDGELAQDEAARLMGLVLSPGTAPGDAAAWIEGFVGGGSGGGMLLVHDERLLGLVDAWLTGVPAEAFTDVLPLLRRTFSAYEPGVRRTLGELVRRGPGQRGSAAGAGAGIPGFGADLDGDRADAVLPVMRLLLGLDDDHDDDMANADDNDLAGVAG from the coding sequence GTGACGGGCATCCGTGTTCCTGGGAGCCGGGAGGCCGGTGCGGGGCCGTTGCTGCTCGGGGTGCGGCATCACGGGCCCGGGTCGGCGCGGTCCGTGCAAGCGGCGTTGGACGTGGCCCGGCCCCGGATCGTGCTGATCGAGGGGCCGCCCGAGGCCGACCCATTGATTCCGCTGGCCGCCGAGGAGGACATGCGACCGCCGGTGGCCCTCCTCGCCCATGCCGTGGACGAGCCCGGCCGTTCGGCGTTCTGGCCGCTTGCCGAGTTCTCCCCGGAGTGGGTGGCGATCCGCTGGGCGCTGGACCACCAGGTCCCGGCCCGTTTCATCGACCTGCCGGCGACGCACACCTTGGCATGGGGGAGGGACGAGGGGGACGAAGGCCCGGCGGCCCGCCCGGACGATCCAGCCGGCGAGATGCCGGAGGCGAGCCGGTCAGGGGCGCCCTCGGACGCTCACGGCACCGGCCCGTCCGGCGAGGACGCTGTGAAGGACGAGCCCGCCGTTCACGTCGCCGTCCGTGTCGATCCGCTCGGTGTGCTCGCCGAGACCGCCGGATACGACGGTCCCGAGCGATGGTGGGAGGACGTCGTGGAGCACCGGGGGACGGGGCAGGGGGACGTGTTCGAGCCGTTCACCGTGCTGGAAGAGGCGATGGGGGTGCTGCGGGAGACGTACGGAACCGGCGGACATGACCGCGACCTCGTGCGCGAGGCGTACATGCGGCTCCAGGTGCGGTCGGCGCAGCGGGAGTTCGGGGACGACGTGGCCGTGGTGTGCGGGGCCTGGCACGTGCCCGCGCTGCGGCGGAAGAGGACGGTCGCCGCCGACAAGGCGCTGTTGAAGGGCCTCCCCAAGGTCAAGGCGGACATGACGTGGGTGCCGTGGACGTACCGCCGGCTCTCACGGCACAGCGGCTACGGCGCGGGGATCGACTCGCCCGGCTGGTACGGGCACCTGTTCGGGGCACCGGACCGGCCCGTCGAGCGGTGGCTGACCAAGGTGGCGGGACTGCTGCGGGAAGAGGACCGGATGGTGTCCTCGGCACACGTCATCGAGGCCGTACGGCTGGCGGAGACTCTGGCGGCCATGCGCGGCCGTCCCCTGCCCGGCCTGAGCGAGACGACCGACGCGGTGCGGGCGGTGATGTGCGAGGGCTCGGACGTGCCGTTGGCGCTGGTGCACGACCGGCTGGTGGTGGGGGACGTCCTGGGGGAGGTTCCACAGGCGGCACCCGCGGTTCCGTTGCAGCGCGACCTCGACCGGATCCAGCGGCGGCTGCGGCTCAAACCGGAGGCGCTGGAGCGGGAGTTGGAGCTGGATCTGCGCAAGGAGAACGACGCCGAGCGCAGCAGGCTGCTGCACCGGTTGCGGCTGCTGGGCGTGGCGTGGGGTGAGCCGGCGGCCTCGCGGGGGAGCACGGGCACGTTCCGGGAGACATGGCGGTTGCGGTGGGAGCCGGAGCTGTCGGTGCGGGTCGCCGAGGCGGGGGTATGGGGCACGACCGTGCTCGCCGCCGCGACGGCGAAGGCGGAGGCGGACGCCGTCTCCGCGTCGGGTCTCGCCGACGTCACCGCTCTCGCCGAGCGTTGTCTGCTGGCCGAACTCCCGGACGCCCTGCCCACGGTGATGCAGATTCTGGCCGACCGTGCCGCGCTGGACGCGGACGTCGGCCATCTCGCCCAGGCACTGCCGGCCCTCGTCCGTTCACTGCGCTACGGCGATGTGCGCGGCACCGGCACCGGCGCGCTGACGGAGGTCGCCGCAGGCCTTGCCGAGCGGATCTTCGTCGGCCTGCCTCCGGCCTGTGCCGCGCTGGACGCGGAGGCGGCGGAGGAGATGCGGCGTCATGTGGACGCGGTCCACGGGTCGGTGGGGCTGCTGGATGAGGTGGCGTCCCCGGCACAGGAACCGCCGGGGGCTTCAGGGCAGGGTGGCGGCGGCGACGCGAGTGGCCCGTCCGCGACCGTAACGGAGAAGGACTCCCAGGGCGCCGCAACGGCCGTACCCGGACAGCTTCTTCCGGCCGCCACCGCCGTGTCCGGGCCGGACGACAGAGGAGATGCCCCGGTTCCGGCTCACCGCGGCCTCCGTGGCCGTTGGCAGGCCGTGCTCAGGGTGTTGTCCCTGCGGGACACCGTGCCCGGTGTCCTTCGGGGGCGGACTGTGCGGCTGCTGCTGGACGACGGGGAGTTGGCGCAGGACGAGGCGGCGCGGCTCATGGGTCTCGTGCTGTCGCCGGGGACGGCGCCGGGGGACGCGGCCGCGTGGATCGAGGGTTTCGTCGGTGGTGGGTCCGGCGGCGGAATGCTTCTCGTGCACGACGAGCGGCTGCTCGGGCTTGTCGACGCCTGGCTGACCGGAGTTCCGGCGGAGGCGTTCACCGATGTGCTGCCGCTGCTGCGGCGCACGTTCTCGGCGTACGAGCCGGGAGTACGCCGGACCCTGGGCGAACTGGTCCGTCGGGGGCCGGGACAGCGGGGGAGTGCGGCCGGGGCGGGGGCCGGGATACCGGGTTTCGGGGCCGACCTCGACGGCGACCGGGCGGACGCCGTGCTGCCGGTGATGCGGCTGCTGCTCGGCCTGGACGACGACCACGACGACGATATGGCGAACGCCGACGACAACGACCTTGCGGGGGTGGCGGGATGA
- a CDS encoding SWIM zinc finger family protein translates to MTQQGVRWTADQVLALAPDSASRKAGSKLGAAGPWSEAGSSDEGTVWGLCKGSGSKPYQTVIDIADAAGPAYKCSCPSRKFPCKHALGLLLLWAGGEGAVPPGPTPDWAEQWIEGRRQRAQEKRTAGAAGSAAGSGDPEAARRRAERRAVRITAGATELEQRLADLLRGGLAGAEQAGYGMWEETAARMVDAQAPGLAARVRELGVIPSSGPGWPVRLLEECALIHLLDQGWLRRERLPDGLASTVRSRIGLPASADGPAIRDRWLVLAQYDTADARLTTRRIWLHGTDSGRTALLLSYGAAGRAPELALPVGLELEAEVSAYPGTGQLRAALGEQFAPPTPTATRPPGVTTEQAAARYGEALRDDPWLDSVPVTLDRVIPVPDGDFWQLADAEGDSALPLSASARSRPGLWRLVALSGGAPVKVFGECGHRGFTPLTAWPEGAGEAVPLC, encoded by the coding sequence ATGACTCAGCAGGGGGTGCGCTGGACGGCGGATCAGGTGCTGGCACTGGCGCCTGACTCCGCGTCACGCAAAGCGGGAAGCAAACTCGGCGCGGCCGGGCCGTGGTCCGAGGCCGGGAGTTCCGACGAGGGGACGGTGTGGGGGCTGTGCAAGGGCAGTGGCAGCAAGCCGTATCAGACGGTCATCGACATCGCGGACGCCGCGGGGCCCGCGTACAAGTGCAGTTGCCCGAGCCGCAAGTTCCCGTGCAAGCACGCGCTCGGGCTGCTGCTGCTCTGGGCGGGCGGGGAGGGAGCCGTGCCGCCGGGGCCGACGCCGGACTGGGCGGAGCAGTGGATAGAGGGGAGAAGGCAGCGCGCGCAGGAGAAGCGGACGGCGGGCGCGGCCGGTTCCGCCGCCGGGTCCGGTGATCCGGAGGCGGCGCGGCGCAGGGCGGAGCGCCGGGCCGTGCGGATCACGGCGGGTGCGACGGAGCTGGAGCAGCGGCTGGCCGACCTGCTGCGCGGCGGCCTGGCGGGGGCGGAGCAGGCGGGGTACGGCATGTGGGAGGAGACGGCGGCCCGCATGGTCGACGCGCAGGCACCGGGACTCGCCGCCCGGGTGCGCGAGTTGGGCGTGATCCCCTCGTCCGGTCCGGGCTGGCCGGTGCGGCTGCTGGAGGAGTGCGCCCTCATCCACCTCCTCGACCAGGGCTGGCTGCGCCGCGAGCGGCTGCCGGACGGCCTCGCGTCGACGGTCCGTTCCCGGATCGGCCTGCCCGCCTCGGCGGACGGCCCGGCGATACGGGACCGCTGGCTGGTCCTCGCCCAGTACGACACGGCGGACGCCCGTCTGACGACCCGCCGGATCTGGCTGCACGGCACGGACTCGGGCCGCACGGCGCTGCTCCTCTCCTACGGCGCCGCCGGCCGCGCTCCCGAACTGGCGCTGCCGGTGGGGCTCGAGCTCGAGGCGGAGGTGTCCGCCTATCCCGGTACCGGTCAGTTGCGGGCGGCTCTCGGCGAGCAGTTCGCACCGCCGACGCCCACGGCGACCCGCCCGCCGGGAGTGACGACCGAACAAGCGGCCGCCCGCTATGGCGAGGCACTGCGGGACGACCCGTGGCTGGACTCCGTGCCCGTGACCCTGGACCGGGTGATACCGGTCCCGGACGGCGACTTCTGGCAACTGGCGGACGCCGAGGGCGACTCGGCCCTTCCGCTCAGCGCCTCCGCCCGTTCCCGCCCGGGCCTGTGGCGCCTGGTCGCGCTCTCGGGCGGCGCCCCGGTCAAGGTCTTCGGCGAGTGCGGCCACCGCGGTTTCACCCCGCTGACGGCCTGGCCGGAGGGGGCGGGCGAGGCGGTGCCGCTGTGCTGA
- a CDS encoding M23 family metallopeptidase: protein MTTPTPASDADSSHYASYGNQEAQYGDFTPYGGYDATGFDAAGTPGTADAHATGTFEADPLFGNMPGDGTGSYDASTWTTGGHQTLNYDMYAAQHHAAYDTGAYDATQWGGADQQLLSVIPPQSGGTDHSGQWDASTWNQQDQSAGPADQTQQWEWGTQAFDTGAYDATQWNSEGTTADPQATAAFEQVGYGENHTYDETHAYGEANPHGDAYAEHAPHDGESTATGEMPAVHDADAPLLDEQEEAGPAPIPAQGSRVAARTANRSRRRMPAKRSALLTIAVPSACVMGVAGIAAASVGTLTSDGQETSTTLADTTGVKPAVANNKLDSQLESLSAGADDFADRASRTQERIDLKAQQVAEKKKAAEEAARKERLRPKFALPVAQRGLSAYFGQAGVNWMSVHTGIDFPVSYGTTVMAATDGTVRTQWNSAYGNMMVVTAKDGTETWYCHLSSYRVASGTTVKAGDPIAYSGNSGNSTGPHLHFEVHPAGGSAIDPLPWLRSHGLDPT from the coding sequence ATGACCACCCCGACTCCGGCTTCCGACGCCGACTCGTCGCACTACGCGTCGTACGGAAACCAGGAAGCCCAGTACGGCGACTTCACCCCGTACGGCGGCTATGACGCCACTGGTTTCGACGCCGCGGGCACCCCTGGCACCGCCGACGCGCACGCCACCGGCACCTTTGAGGCCGACCCGCTCTTCGGCAACATGCCGGGCGACGGCACCGGTTCGTACGACGCCTCGACGTGGACCACGGGCGGTCATCAGACCCTGAACTACGACATGTACGCGGCCCAGCACCACGCCGCCTACGACACCGGCGCGTACGACGCCACGCAGTGGGGCGGCGCGGACCAGCAGCTGCTCTCCGTGATCCCTCCGCAGTCGGGCGGCACCGACCACAGCGGACAGTGGGACGCGAGCACCTGGAACCAGCAGGACCAGTCCGCGGGCCCGGCCGACCAGACCCAGCAATGGGAATGGGGCACGCAGGCCTTCGACACCGGGGCGTACGACGCCACGCAGTGGAACTCCGAGGGCACGACGGCCGACCCGCAGGCGACGGCCGCGTTCGAGCAGGTCGGGTACGGCGAGAACCACACCTACGACGAGACCCACGCGTACGGCGAGGCGAATCCCCACGGCGACGCCTACGCCGAACACGCCCCGCACGACGGCGAGTCGACGGCCACGGGTGAGATGCCCGCCGTCCACGACGCCGACGCCCCGCTCCTCGACGAGCAGGAAGAGGCCGGTCCGGCGCCGATCCCCGCCCAGGGCTCCCGCGTGGCCGCGCGCACCGCCAACCGCTCCCGGCGCCGTATGCCCGCCAAGCGCTCCGCGCTGCTGACCATCGCCGTCCCCTCGGCGTGTGTCATGGGCGTCGCCGGAATCGCCGCCGCCTCGGTCGGCACGCTGACCAGCGACGGCCAGGAGACCTCGACGACCCTGGCGGACACGACCGGCGTCAAACCGGCCGTCGCGAACAACAAGCTGGACAGCCAGCTCGAGAGCCTCTCGGCCGGTGCCGACGACTTCGCCGACCGGGCCAGCCGCACGCAGGAACGCATCGACCTCAAGGCCCAGCAGGTCGCCGAGAAGAAGAAGGCGGCGGAGGAGGCGGCCCGCAAGGAGCGGCTGCGTCCGAAGTTCGCGCTTCCGGTCGCGCAGCGGGGTCTCAGCGCCTACTTCGGCCAGGCCGGCGTCAACTGGATGTCCGTCCACACCGGAATCGACTTCCCGGTGTCGTACGGCACGACGGTGATGGCCGCGACCGACGGCACCGTCCGGACGCAGTGGAACAGCGCGTACGGCAACATGATGGTCGTGACGGCGAAGGACGGCACCGAGACGTGGTACTGCCACCTCTCCAGCTACCGCGTCGCCTCCGGTACGACGGTCAAGGCCGGCGACCCGATCGCGTACTCCGGCAACTCCGGCAACTCGACCGGCCCCCACCTGCACTTCGAGGTGCACCCGGCGGGCGGTTCGGCCATAGACCCGCTGCCGTGGCTGCGCAGCCACGGGCTGGACCCGACGTAG
- a CDS encoding lipase family alpha/beta hydrolase → MKVTKAALPFLPLCQRLLPGSLAGLSLALLKATALELAILAGHLLLYPSGITQERRSPLPPLPSPEDGAAQLPTEAKPPVVLLHGFIDNRSVFVLLRRSLAQHGRQQIESLNYSPLTCDIRAAAELLGRHIEGICERTGSERVDIVGHSLGGLIARYYVQRLGGDTRVRTLVTLGTPHSGTRVVPLANAHPIVRQMRPGSELLEELTRPAPGCRTHFVSFWSDLDHVMDPLETACIDHADLMAQNVRVSGIGHLALPVHPAVATGIRQVLDTARAGEETAGRTGGLTVA, encoded by the coding sequence ATGAAGGTCACCAAGGCGGCGCTGCCGTTTCTCCCGCTCTGCCAGCGTCTGCTTCCCGGCAGTCTGGCGGGACTCTCCCTGGCCCTCCTGAAGGCGACCGCGCTCGAGCTGGCGATCCTCGCGGGGCATCTCCTCCTCTATCCCTCCGGCATCACGCAGGAGCGCCGCTCCCCCCTTCCCCCGCTCCCCTCGCCCGAGGACGGCGCGGCACAGCTGCCGACGGAGGCGAAGCCCCCGGTCGTGCTGCTGCACGGCTTCATCGACAACCGCTCGGTCTTCGTGCTCCTGCGCCGCAGCCTCGCCCAGCACGGCAGGCAGCAGATCGAGTCGCTCAACTACTCCCCGCTGACCTGCGACATCCGTGCCGCGGCGGAACTGCTCGGCCGTCACATAGAGGGGATCTGCGAGCGCACGGGCAGCGAGCGGGTCGACATCGTCGGGCACAGCCTCGGCGGCCTGATCGCGCGGTACTACGTGCAGCGCCTCGGTGGCGACACCCGGGTCCGCACGCTGGTGACGCTCGGCACCCCGCACTCCGGCACCCGAGTGGTGCCGCTGGCGAACGCGCACCCGATCGTGCGCCAGATGCGCCCCGGCTCGGAGCTGCTCGAGGAGCTCACCCGTCCGGCCCCGGGCTGCCGTACGCACTTCGTCAGTTTCTGGAGCGACCTCGACCACGTGATGGACCCGCTGGAGACCGCCTGCATCGACCATGCGGACCTGATGGCGCAGAACGTCCGGGTGAGCGGGATCGGACATCTCGCCCTGCCCGTGCACCCGGCCGTCGCGACCGGCATACGGCAGGTGCTCGACACCGCGCGGGCCGGAGAGGAGACGGCCGGCCGGACCGGGGGACTGACCGTGGCGTAA
- a CDS encoding DUF5691 domain-containing protein — MDKISAPVPDAWEELVTSALLGTARRTPPGLAPGAEAPVALLDAAAVETVRRRAGLRPTRAAQRPQPAPEDTRPPLPAAAARRLAMLLADRPGTGGGGRRGTAPDLMELLPQWLATANARGYAAPPQLLPVLLDAARGRTDLRPAALAFAGSRATWLARLNPDWRFALRATPGGGTALPSPQDTEGVRRLWEEGLFAERVALLSAIRAGEPAAARELLATTWATERAEDRLMFLDSLRTGLGADDEPFLEQALADRSRNVRATAAELLSALPGSALAARMAVRAGACVAVDHTQDRPTIVVEAPHECDSGMERDGVVAKAPSGRGERSWWFGQLVEAAPLGVWPGRLGGRTPEEIVALPVADDWRNELHAAWCRAAVRQRDAGWARALLGTPAAPEAGGPGAVSLAERARLLSTLGSAERAEWVAAFIATHGLSEAFQLLGVCGVPWAAPLGRAVVDALNIARDAGSYPWSFSGVMGLAERCLDPAEAGRLEGLMAVPDEGEDASPGAGGYWAEAFQRLVTTLRLRATMAQELGVE, encoded by the coding sequence ATGGACAAGATCTCCGCTCCCGTGCCGGACGCCTGGGAGGAGCTGGTCACCTCGGCACTGCTCGGCACCGCACGCCGTACGCCGCCCGGCCTCGCGCCCGGCGCCGAGGCACCGGTGGCGTTGCTGGACGCGGCGGCCGTGGAGACCGTACGGCGGCGGGCCGGGCTGCGGCCGACGCGCGCGGCACAGCGGCCGCAGCCGGCGCCCGAGGACACACGCCCTCCGCTGCCCGCGGCGGCGGCCCGCAGACTCGCCATGCTGCTCGCCGACCGGCCGGGCACGGGCGGAGGCGGCCGCAGGGGTACGGCACCGGATCTGATGGAGCTGCTGCCGCAGTGGCTCGCGACGGCGAACGCCCGCGGTTACGCGGCGCCCCCGCAGCTGCTGCCCGTCCTGCTGGACGCGGCCAGGGGCCGTACGGATCTGCGGCCGGCGGCGCTGGCGTTCGCGGGTTCGCGTGCCACCTGGCTCGCCCGGCTGAACCCGGACTGGCGGTTCGCCCTGCGAGCGACACCCGGCGGCGGAACAGCCCTGCCGTCCCCGCAGGACACGGAAGGCGTCCGACGGCTCTGGGAGGAAGGGCTGTTCGCCGAGCGGGTGGCCCTCCTCTCGGCGATACGTGCCGGGGAGCCCGCCGCCGCGCGCGAGTTGCTCGCGACGACCTGGGCGACCGAGCGGGCCGAGGACCGGCTGATGTTCCTCGACTCGTTGCGGACGGGTCTGGGGGCGGACGACGAGCCGTTCCTGGAGCAGGCACTGGCCGACCGGAGCCGCAACGTACGGGCCACGGCCGCGGAGTTGCTGTCGGCGCTGCCGGGTTCGGCGCTGGCGGCGCGGATGGCGGTCAGGGCAGGGGCGTGCGTGGCCGTCGACCACACCCAGGACAGGCCGACGATCGTCGTCGAGGCGCCGCACGAGTGCGACTCGGGCATGGAGCGCGACGGCGTCGTAGCGAAGGCCCCCTCGGGGCGGGGGGAACGTTCTTGGTGGTTCGGGCAGTTGGTGGAGGCGGCGCCGCTGGGAGTGTGGCCGGGGCGGCTCGGTGGGCGGACGCCCGAGGAGATCGTGGCGCTGCCGGTGGCGGACGACTGGCGGAACGAACTGCATGCGGCGTGGTGCCGGGCTGCCGTACGGCAGCGGGACGCCGGGTGGGCGCGGGCGCTGCTCGGGACACCCGCGGCGCCGGAGGCCGGGGGCCCGGGGGCGGTGTCCCTGGCGGAGCGCGCCAGGCTGCTGAGCACGTTGGGCTCCGCCGAACGGGCCGAGTGGGTCGCGGCGTTCATCGCGACCCACGGATTGTCCGAGGCGTTTCAGCTGCTCGGGGTGTGCGGGGTGCCGTGGGCCGCGCCGCTCGGGCGGGCGGTGGTCGACGCGCTCAACATCGCACGGGACGCGGGGAGTTATCCGTGGAGTTTCAGCGGGGTGATGGGGCTGGCGGAGCGATGTCTCGATCCGGCCGAGGCGGGGCGGCTGGAGGGCCTGATGGCGGTGCCGGACGAGGGGGAGGACGCGAGCCCCGGGGCGGGAGGCTACTGGGCGGAAGCATTCCAGCGCCTGGTGACGACCTTGCGGCTACGCGCGACGATGGCGCAGGAGCTGGGGGTGGAGTAG
- a CDS encoding ATP-binding protein has product MTVSVEPTPVEPKQGESDEALRPHAEDAFAGELAALAAQDDRPRPARWKLSPWAVATYLLGGTLPDGTVITPKYVGPRRLVEVAVTTLATDRALLLLGVPGTAKTWVSEHLAAAVSGDSTLLVQGTAGTPEEAIRYGWNYAQLLANGPSRDALVPSPVMRAMAEGMTARVEELTRIPADVQDSLITILSEKTLPIPELGQEVQAVRGFNLIATANDRDRGVNDLSSALRRRFNTVVLPLPESVEAEVDIVSRRVDQIGRSLDLPAAPDGVAEIRRVVTVFRELRDGMTSDGRTKLKSPSGTLSTAEAISVVTNGLALAAHFGDGVLRAGDVAAGILGAVVRDPAADRVIWQEYLEAVVRERDGWKDFYRACREVSA; this is encoded by the coding sequence ATGACTGTGTCTGTTGAACCGACGCCCGTGGAACCGAAGCAGGGGGAGTCGGACGAGGCGTTGCGGCCGCATGCCGAGGACGCCTTCGCCGGTGAACTCGCCGCCCTGGCCGCGCAGGACGACCGCCCGCGCCCGGCTCGCTGGAAGCTGTCGCCGTGGGCGGTGGCGACGTACCTGCTCGGCGGCACCCTGCCGGACGGCACGGTGATCACTCCGAAGTACGTGGGGCCGCGCCGGCTCGTCGAGGTCGCCGTCACCACCCTCGCCACCGACCGCGCCCTGCTCCTGCTGGGCGTGCCCGGCACCGCGAAGACCTGGGTCTCCGAGCACCTGGCCGCGGCGGTCAGCGGCGACTCGACCCTGCTCGTGCAGGGCACGGCGGGCACCCCGGAGGAGGCCATCCGCTACGGCTGGAACTACGCCCAGCTGCTCGCCAACGGCCCGAGCCGCGACGCCCTCGTGCCCAGCCCCGTGATGCGGGCCATGGCGGAGGGGATGACGGCCCGGGTCGAGGAGCTGACCCGTATCCCGGCCGACGTGCAGGACTCCCTGATCACCATCCTGTCCGAGAAGACGCTGCCGATACCGGAGCTGGGCCAGGAGGTGCAGGCGGTCCGCGGCTTCAACCTCATCGCCACGGCCAACGATCGCGACCGCGGGGTCAACGACCTCTCCAGCGCCCTGCGCCGCCGTTTCAACACGGTCGTGCTGCCGCTGCCGGAGAGCGTCGAGGCCGAGGTCGACATCGTCTCGCGCCGCGTCGACCAGATCGGCCGCTCCCTCGACCTGCCGGCCGCGCCCGACGGCGTCGCGGAGATCCGTCGCGTCGTGACGGTCTTCCGCGAGCTGCGCGACGGGATGACGTCCGACGGCCGTACGAAGCTCAAGTCGCCCAGCGGCACGCTGTCGACGGCCGAGGCCATCTCCGTCGTCACCAATGGTCTCGCCCTCGCCGCCCACTTCGGCGACGGCGTCCTGCGGGCCGGAGACGTCGCCGCGGGCATCCTCGGCGCCGTCGTCCGCGATCCGGCGGCCGACCGCGTCATCTGGCAGGAGTACCTGGAGGCGGTCGTCCGCGAGCGGGACGGCTGGAAGGACTTCTACCGGGCTTGCCGGGAGGTGAGCGCGTGA